From one Chanodichthys erythropterus isolate Z2021 chromosome 3, ASM2448905v1, whole genome shotgun sequence genomic stretch:
- the LOC137005098 gene encoding uncharacterized protein, whose amino-acid sequence MEFIKEETEDVKIIIKDETEDVKMDIEEQTDVESRKWLAALKLKNPPKRLFVCSYHFIDKKPTEENPFPELWLGYERPPQQKRRKLDRNTSDTQSDVDAACLLEVCIEPKFKDAATQWEDLTKTDHSYAAKLDHVNKSTQTGGQTVADDMLLDDDTSLLYTGLRLVYFFTLVKTMLPFSKPSCSIPVVDQILMTLMKLKLNLVLGDVAKRFKVSKGEVSKVIAHWIDTLGEQLEPMVAWLPRSVIRANMPPSFKKNHPQTTCIIDCAETAIQRATNLNCRSATFSHYKGTNTAKYLVAVSPHGLIMFISEAYAGKSSDKFITINSGFLESLRPGDEVMADRGFTIRDVLHERKVKLNIPAFTHKRGQLTNEEVTRTRRVANVRIHVERAIRRLKVFKILSQTVPISMTPRLDKILTICAALANMRSRLIRLPHEV is encoded by the exons ATGTTGAATCTCGGAAGTGGCTAGCGGCTTTGAAGTTGAAGAATCCGCCCAAAagactgtttgtttgttcttatCACTTCATTGATAAAAAGCCCACAGAGGAAAACCCTTTCCCGGAACTTTGGTTGGGATACGAGCGACCTCCCCAGCAAAAGAGACGTAAACTCGACAGAAACACAAGTGACACGCAATCGGATG ttGATGCTGCTTGTCTTTTAGAAGTGTGCATCGAGCCGAAGTTTAAAGATGCTGCAACACAATGGGAGGACCTAACAAAAACTGACCACAGCTACGCGGCAAAGTTGGACCACGTGAACAAATCGACGCAGACCGGGGGTCAGACTGTGGCTGATGATATGCTCCTGGATGATGATACCTCGCTGCTGTACACAGGACTGCGTCtggtatatttttttactttggtGAAAACGATGTTGCCATTTAGTAAACCATCATGTAGTATTCCTGTTGTTGACCAAATACTGATGACCCTCATGAAACTGAAACTGAACCTTGTGTTAGGGGATGTGGCAAAGCGCTTTAAAGTGTCTAAAGGTGAAGTAAGTAAGGTGATTGCTCACTGGATTGATACATTGGGTGAGCAGCTTGAACCCATGGTTGCCTGGCTGCCAAGAAGTGTTATACGTGCTAACATGCCACCATCCTTTAAAAAGAACCACCCCCAGACCACTTGCATCATCGATTGTGCTGAAACGGCTATTCAGAGAGCAACAAACCTTAACTGTAGGAGTGCCACTTTCAGTCATTACAAGGGAACCAATACTGCCAAATATCTTGTTGCTGTGTCACCTCATGGGCTGATAATGTTTATATCAGAGGCCTATGCTGGTAAAAGCAGTGACAAGTTTATCACTATAAACAGTGGGTTTCTGGAGTCCCTAAGGCCTGGTGATGAGGTAATGGCTGACAGGGGTTTCACGATTCGAGATGTACTACATGAAAGGAAGGTGAAATTGAATATTCCTGCCTTTACCCACAAGCGTGGTCAATTGACCAATGAGGAGGTAACACGCACTAGACGAGTGGCCAATGTCCGTATACATGTGGAGAGGGCAATCCGAAGACTTAAAGTCTTCAAAATTCTGTCCCAAACTGTCCCCATCTCCATGACCCCGCGGTTGGACAAGATTCTTACCATATGTGCTGCTTTAGCAAACATGAGGTCCAGACTCATCCGACTGCCACATGAGGTTTAA